One stretch of Candidatus Brocadiaceae bacterium DNA includes these proteins:
- a CDS encoding flippase-like domain-containing protein produces MSKGKIIKKGIQIVISFGLPIAFLLYLFSIIKLDDLLLTIKSVSLPWICIGFFFYCVNQVFRSIRFYCLIHSIRPNFRKLFKVQSLYIALNYLLPFRTGEISYVYLARRYLDLPMANCISSLVVSRFSDYVFLMLCYVFIAFHMKMVIPPWIGLIAKGGVVCALLAAFFFFLYVFKDTRYLSSFFQKIKTHPFRSKNWFIKRITEQLQKIVLSFKEISNVRIFIQTVLMTIAVWFSIFLTFYIIVHSMGHRISFLHIILVALMAMMSRMFQGVANLGSHEIGWYGALLLVDFSNEDASLVAVSSHIIILGYTLIVSLYSRLTLKCNNRQDTLKILSE; encoded by the coding sequence ATGTCAAAAGGTAAGATCATAAAAAAAGGTATACAGATTGTTATATCTTTTGGTTTGCCGATTGCTTTTTTGTTGTATTTATTTTCCATTATAAAACTAGATGACCTGTTACTTACTATCAAAAGCGTTTCTCTGCCTTGGATATGCATAGGGTTTTTCTTCTATTGCGTAAACCAGGTATTTCGAAGTATTCGGTTTTATTGTCTTATCCATTCCATAAGACCAAATTTCAGGAAATTGTTCAAAGTTCAGTCTCTTTATATTGCTCTGAATTATTTACTTCCCTTTCGGACAGGTGAAATATCTTATGTATATCTGGCAAGAAGGTATCTTGATCTCCCCATGGCGAATTGCATTTCCTCACTGGTCGTCTCCCGGTTTTCAGATTATGTATTCTTAATGTTGTGCTATGTTTTTATCGCTTTTCATATGAAAATGGTGATTCCCCCATGGATTGGATTGATTGCAAAGGGAGGTGTGGTTTGTGCATTGCTGGCAGCGTTTTTCTTTTTTCTGTATGTGTTTAAAGATACCAGATACCTTTCTTCTTTTTTTCAGAAGATAAAAACCCATCCGTTCCGGTCAAAAAATTGGTTTATAAAACGGATCACGGAGCAATTGCAAAAGATCGTTTTAAGTTTTAAGGAAATAAGCAATGTGAGGATATTCATCCAAACGGTGCTCATGACGATTGCAGTCTGGTTTAGCATATTTTTGACCTTTTATATCATTGTTCATAGCATGGGACATCGAATCAGTTTTTTGCATATCATTCTTGTTGCGCTGATGGCAATGATGTCCAGAATGTTTCAAGGAGTGGCGAATCTTGGATCACATGAGATCGGCTGGTATGGGGCCTTACTTCTTGTTGATTTTTCAAATGAGGATGCCAGTCTTGTTGCGGTTTCTTCCCATATCATTATTTTGGGCTATACCCTCATAGTAAGCTTATATTCCAGGTTGACATTGAAATGCAATAACAGGCAAGATACATTGAAAATTTTATCCGAATGA
- a CDS encoding class I SAM-dependent methyltransferase: MKGVLDGEYAIARQKKRSHIYRLRRRTYEVIRNIKEFHPEVPNTIIDIGAADGLMLNSLKETFPNAICLGIEYARALIQCNKSKSISLIQGDALSLPIKNNVVDVVIATAIIEHLSDPRKLLFEAFRVLNNNGIFILTTPHPFWENIATGIGHLKKEEHNSCITLKTLRRLLDESGFVIAKAEQFMLSPVGMPFEMVFERILKLWQLNCLFLNQIIVGKKVNTLQ, from the coding sequence ATGAAAGGTGTTTTGGACGGAGAATATGCAATTGCAAGACAGAAAAAACGATCACATATTTATCGACTTAGACGAAGGACTTATGAAGTGATAAGAAATATTAAGGAATTCCATCCAGAGGTACCGAATACTATAATAGATATTGGGGCTGCCGATGGTCTTATGCTCAATTCATTAAAGGAAACTTTTCCTAATGCCATCTGCTTAGGTATTGAATATGCAAGAGCATTAATCCAATGCAATAAAAGTAAATCGATTTCTTTGATTCAGGGAGATGCACTATCTCTTCCGATAAAAAACAACGTTGTCGACGTTGTTATTGCCACTGCAATCATTGAACATCTGTCAGATCCAAGGAAATTGTTGTTTGAAGCATTTCGTGTTCTTAATAATAATGGTATTTTCATCCTTACAACACCACACCCATTCTGGGAAAATATTGCTACCGGTATCGGACATTTGAAAAAAGAGGAACACAATAGCTGTATTACCTTAAAAACATTGAGACGATTGCTTGATGAAAGTGGATTTGTCATTGCAAAAGCAGAACAATTTATGTTATCCCCTGTCGGAATGCCTTTCGAAATGGTATTTGAAAGGATACTGAAATTATGGCAATTAAACTGCTTGTTCTTAAATCAAATTATTGTTGGTAAGAAAGTGAATACTCTTCAGTAA